The following are from one region of the Pseudomonas putida genome:
- a CDS encoding adenylosuccinate synthase encodes MGKNVVVLGTQWGDEGKGKIVDLLTEHAAAVVRYQGGHNAGHTLVINGEKTVLHLIPSGILREGVQCLIGNGVVVAPDALMREITKLEEKGVPVRERLRISPAAPLILSYHVALDQAREKARGEAKIGTTGRGIGPAYEDKVARRGLRVGDLFHRERFAAKLGELLDYHNFQLVNYYKEPAIDFQQTLDECMAYAEQLKPMMLDVTAELHNLRRAGKDIMFEGAQGSLLDIDHGTYPYVTSSNTTAGGISTGSGVGPMYLDYILGITKAYTTRVGSGPFPTELFDETGATLAKRGHEFGSTTGRARRCGWFDAVILRRAIDVNSISGICLTKLDVLDGLETINICVGYKNENGAVIDAPSDADSYIGLEPVYEEMPGWSESTLGVKTLEELPANARAYIKRIEALIGAPIDIISTGPDRNETIVLRHPFA; translated from the coding sequence ATGGGTAAGAATGTCGTCGTCCTGGGCACCCAGTGGGGTGATGAGGGCAAAGGCAAGATCGTCGATCTGCTGACCGAACATGCTGCCGCCGTAGTGCGCTACCAGGGTGGCCACAACGCGGGCCACACCCTGGTGATCAACGGTGAAAAGACCGTTCTGCACCTGATTCCGTCCGGTATCCTGCGTGAAGGCGTACAGTGCCTGATCGGCAACGGCGTGGTCGTTGCACCGGATGCCCTGATGCGTGAAATCACCAAGCTGGAAGAAAAGGGCGTACCGGTGCGCGAGCGCCTGCGCATCAGCCCGGCCGCGCCGCTGATCCTGTCGTACCACGTTGCCCTGGACCAGGCCCGCGAAAAAGCCCGTGGCGAAGCCAAGATCGGCACCACCGGCCGTGGTATCGGCCCAGCCTACGAAGACAAGGTCGCACGCCGCGGCCTGCGCGTGGGCGACCTGTTCCATCGCGAGCGTTTCGCCGCCAAGCTGGGTGAGCTGCTGGACTACCACAACTTCCAGCTGGTGAACTACTACAAAGAGCCGGCCATCGACTTCCAGCAGACCCTGGACGAATGCATGGCCTACGCCGAACAGCTCAAGCCGATGATGCTCGACGTCACCGCCGAGCTGCACAACCTGCGTCGCGCCGGCAAGGACATCATGTTCGAAGGTGCCCAGGGCTCGCTGCTGGACATCGACCACGGTACCTACCCGTACGTCACCAGCTCCAACACCACCGCTGGCGGTATCTCCACCGGCTCCGGCGTTGGCCCGATGTACCTGGACTACATCCTCGGTATCACCAAGGCCTACACCACTCGCGTAGGTTCCGGTCCGTTCCCGACCGAACTGTTCGACGAGACTGGCGCGACCCTGGCCAAGCGTGGCCATGAGTTCGGCTCCACCACCGGCCGTGCCCGCCGTTGCGGCTGGTTCGATGCCGTCATCCTGCGCCGCGCCATCGACGTCAACAGCATCTCCGGCATCTGCCTGACCAAGCTGGACGTACTGGACGGTCTGGAAACCATCAACATCTGCGTTGGCTACAAGAACGAGAATGGTGCCGTCATCGACGCGCCTTCCGACGCCGACAGCTACATCGGCCTGGAGCCGGTGTACGAAGAGATGCCAGGCTGGAGCGAGTCGACCCTGGGCGTGAAAACCCTGGAAGAACTGCCAGCCAACGCTCGTGCCTACATCAAGCGCATCGAAGCGCTGATCGGCGCGCCGATCGACATCATCTCTACCGGCCCGGACCGCAACGAAACCATCGTGCTGCGCCATCCGTTCGCCTGA
- a CDS encoding ATP phosphoribosyltransferase regulatory subunit: protein MATVDRWLLPDGIEEVLPPEAARIEIARRQVLDLFQSWGYELVVTPHIEYLESLLTGAGQDLDQRTFKVVDPQSGRLMGFRADFTPQVARIDAHTLRREGPSRLCYAGSVLHAQPRALSTSRSPIQLGAELYGDASPTSDVEVISLMLATLQLTDVPDVHMDLGHVGIYRGLARAAGLSGAVEQQLFDALQRKAVDEVQVLTADLPKDLGNMLRALVELCGGREVLAEARVRLGRAPASVLAALDDLLAIADRLASRFPDLPLYFDLGELRGYHYHTGVVFAVFVPGEGQSIAQGGRYDDIGADFGRARPATGFSTDLKTLVTLGRAEVVLPAGGIWMPDSGDAALWQQVCQLRNEGQRVVQALPGQPLSAALEADCDRQLIQQDGRWQVLPLAQ from the coding sequence ATGGCAACGGTAGACCGCTGGCTGCTGCCAGATGGCATCGAGGAAGTACTGCCACCTGAGGCCGCGCGCATCGAGATCGCGCGCCGCCAGGTGTTGGACCTGTTCCAGAGTTGGGGCTACGAACTGGTCGTCACCCCGCATATCGAGTACCTGGAGTCGCTGCTCACCGGCGCCGGCCAGGACCTGGATCAGCGCACCTTCAAGGTAGTGGACCCGCAGTCCGGCCGCCTGATGGGCTTCCGTGCCGACTTCACCCCGCAGGTGGCGCGCATCGACGCCCACACCCTGCGCCGTGAAGGCCCGAGCCGCCTGTGCTATGCCGGCAGCGTGCTGCATGCCCAGCCGCGTGCCTTGTCCACCTCGCGCAGCCCGATCCAGCTGGGTGCCGAACTTTACGGCGACGCCAGCCCCACCAGCGATGTCGAAGTCATCAGCCTGATGCTCGCCACGCTGCAACTGACCGATGTGCCGGATGTGCACATGGACCTCGGCCATGTTGGTATCTACCGCGGCCTGGCCCGTGCTGCCGGCCTGTCCGGTGCAGTCGAGCAGCAGTTGTTCGACGCCCTGCAGCGCAAGGCCGTGGATGAAGTGCAGGTGCTGACCGCCGACCTGCCAAAGGACCTGGGCAACATGCTGCGTGCGCTGGTCGAACTGTGCGGTGGCCGCGAAGTGCTGGCCGAAGCCCGCGTGCGCCTGGGCCGTGCCCCGGCCAGCGTGCTGGCGGCGCTGGACGACCTGCTGGCGATCGCCGATCGCCTGGCATCGCGCTTCCCGGACCTGCCGCTGTACTTCGACCTCGGCGAGCTGCGCGGTTACCACTATCACACCGGCGTGGTGTTCGCCGTGTTCGTGCCGGGCGAAGGTCAGTCGATCGCCCAGGGCGGGCGCTATGACGACATCGGCGCCGACTTTGGCCGGGCCCGCCCGGCTACCGGTTTCTCCACGGATTTGAAGACCCTGGTCACACTGGGGCGAGCGGAGGTCGTATTGCCAGCTGGCGGCATCTGGATGCCGGACAGTGGCGACGCGGCCCTCTGGCAGCAAGTCTGCCAGTTGCGCAACGAGGGCCAGCGTGTGGTCCAGGCCCTGCCTGGCCAGCCGTTGAGTGCTGCTCTCGAGGCGGATTGTGATCGGCAATTGATTCAGCAAGACGGGCGCTGGCAGGTTCTGCCGCTGGCCCAGTGA
- the hflC gene encoding protease modulator HflC — translation MSNRSLIALIAAVVLAIVAWNSFYIVSQTERAVLLRFGKVVQADVQPGMHVKIPYVNQVRKFDARLMTLDAPTQRFLTLEKKAVMVDAYAKWRVKDAERFYTATSGMKQIADERLSRRLESGLRDQFGKRTLHEVVSGERDALMADITASLNRMAAKELGIEVVDVRVKAIDLPKEVNRSVFDRMSTEREREAREHRAKGNELAEGIRADADRQRRVLLAEAYREAEETRGDGDAQAAAIYAKAYTQDADFYAFYRSLQAYRESFSSKSDVLVLDPKNEFFRFLDKSRP, via the coding sequence ATGAGCAACCGATCGCTGATCGCCCTGATCGCCGCCGTGGTCCTGGCCATCGTGGCCTGGAACAGCTTCTACATCGTGTCCCAGACCGAGCGCGCGGTATTGCTGCGCTTCGGTAAGGTGGTCCAGGCGGATGTCCAGCCTGGCATGCATGTGAAGATTCCGTACGTGAACCAGGTGCGCAAGTTCGACGCCCGCCTGATGACTCTCGACGCTCCGACCCAGCGGTTCCTGACCCTGGAGAAGAAAGCGGTGATGGTCGACGCCTACGCCAAGTGGCGCGTCAAGGATGCCGAACGCTTCTACACCGCTACCTCCGGCATGAAGCAGATCGCCGACGAGCGTCTGTCGCGTCGCCTGGAAAGCGGCCTGCGTGACCAGTTCGGTAAACGTACCCTGCACGAGGTGGTTTCCGGTGAACGTGACGCGCTGATGGCCGACATCACTGCATCGCTGAACCGCATGGCCGCCAAGGAACTGGGTATCGAGGTGGTCGACGTGCGCGTCAAGGCCATCGACCTGCCGAAGGAAGTCAACCGCAGCGTGTTCGACCGCATGAGCACCGAGCGTGAGCGTGAAGCCCGCGAGCACCGCGCCAAGGGTAACGAGCTGGCTGAAGGTATTCGTGCCGATGCCGACCGTCAGCGCCGCGTATTGCTGGCCGAGGCCTATCGCGAAGCAGAGGAAACCCGCGGTGACGGCGACGCCCAGGCGGCCGCCATCTATGCCAAAGCCTACACCCAGGACGCCGATTTCTACGCGTTCTACCGTAGCCTGCAGGCGTACCGCGAGAGCTTCTCGAGCAAGAGCGACGTGCTGGTCCTGGACCCGAAGAACGAGTTCTTCCGCTTCCTGGACAAGAGCAGGCCGTAA
- the hflK gene encoding FtsH protease activity modulator HflK, with translation MAWNEPGGNSNNQDPWGGRRNGGGGGGDKKGPPDLDEAFRKLQDSLNGMFGSGKKRGGGDRNVGKGGGLGLLGIGLAVLAAIWLYSAVYVVDEQEQAVVLRFGKYYETVGPGLNIYFPPIDRKYMENVTRERAYTKQGQMLTEDENIVEVPLTVQYKISNLQDFVLNVDQPEVSLQHATDSALRHVVGSTSMDQVLTEGREQMAVDIRERLQRFLDTYRTGITVTQVNVQSAAAPREVQEAFDDVIRAREDEQRARNQAESYANGVVPEARGQAQRIIEDANGYRDEVIARAKGEADRFTKLVAEYRKAPDVTRQRLYLETMQEVYSNSSKVMVATKDGQNNLLYLPLDKMVEGSRNPSAPTASVSPSVNDAAARAAQDLQQQQQPLRTRESR, from the coding sequence ATGGCTTGGAACGAGCCGGGTGGCAACTCGAACAATCAGGATCCCTGGGGCGGTCGCCGGAATGGCGGCGGCGGCGGTGGTGACAAGAAAGGTCCACCGGACCTGGACGAGGCCTTCCGCAAATTGCAGGACAGCCTGAACGGCATGTTCGGCAGTGGCAAGAAACGTGGCGGCGGTGACCGCAATGTCGGCAAGGGCGGTGGCCTGGGCCTGCTGGGCATCGGCCTGGCGGTACTGGCCGCGATCTGGCTGTACAGCGCCGTGTACGTGGTCGATGAGCAGGAGCAGGCCGTGGTGCTGCGCTTCGGCAAGTACTACGAGACGGTCGGTCCCGGCCTGAACATCTACTTCCCGCCGATCGACCGCAAGTACATGGAGAACGTCACGCGCGAGCGTGCCTATACCAAACAGGGCCAGATGCTGACCGAAGACGAGAACATCGTCGAGGTACCGCTGACCGTCCAGTACAAGATCAGCAACCTGCAGGACTTCGTGCTCAACGTCGACCAGCCTGAGGTCAGCCTGCAGCACGCGACCGACAGCGCCCTGCGCCACGTGGTGGGTTCCACCTCGATGGACCAGGTGCTGACCGAAGGCCGTGAGCAGATGGCCGTGGATATCCGCGAGCGCCTGCAGCGCTTCCTCGACACCTACCGCACCGGTATCACTGTCACCCAGGTCAACGTACAGAGCGCGGCAGCCCCGCGTGAAGTGCAGGAAGCCTTCGACGACGTGATCCGCGCCCGCGAAGACGAGCAGCGTGCCCGCAACCAGGCCGAGTCCTACGCCAATGGCGTGGTGCCGGAAGCCCGTGGTCAGGCGCAGCGCATCATCGAGGACGCCAACGGTTACCGCGACGAAGTCATCGCCCGCGCCAAGGGTGAGGCCGACCGCTTCACCAAGCTGGTCGCCGAGTACCGCAAGGCCCCTGACGTGACCCGTCAGCGCCTGTACCTGGAGACCATGCAAGAGGTCTACAGCAATTCGAGCAAGGTCATGGTGGCAACCAAGGACGGGCAGAACAACCTGCTCTACCTGCCGCTGGACAAGATGGTCGAAGGCAGCCGCAACCCGTCCGCGCCGACCGCCAGCGTGTCGCCATCGGTCAACGATGCGGCCGCCCGTGCCGCGCAGGACCTGCAACAGCAACAGCAGCCGCTGCGCACTAGGGAGAGCCGCTGA
- the hflX gene encoding GTPase HflX: MFFERHGGGERALLVHLEGQNPEAREDPQEFQELALSAGADIVSLVTVARHQPSAKYLIGSGKVEELHDLVHAEQVDLVIFNHTLTPSQERNLERVFECRVLDRTGLILDIFAQRARTHEGKLQVELAQLEHMSTRLVRGWTHLERQKGGIGLRGPGETQLETDRRLLRVRIRQIKSRLEKVRSQREQARRGRKRADIPSVSLVGYTNAGKSTLFNALTESEVYAADQLFATLDPTLRRLELNDLGPIVLADTVGFIRHLPHKLVEAFRATLEESSNSDLLLHVIDAHEPERMEQIEQVLAVLGEIGAEGLPILEVYNKLDLLEDVEPQIQRNADGKPERVWVSARDGRGLELVGQAIAELLGNDLFVGTLCLEQRFARLRAQFFALGAVQSEAHDEEGRSLLSVRLPMVELNRLVSREGMEPQVFVEQHTLQ; encoded by the coding sequence TTGTTCTTTGAGCGCCACGGTGGTGGTGAGCGGGCGTTGCTCGTTCACTTGGAAGGTCAGAACCCTGAGGCGCGCGAAGACCCGCAGGAGTTTCAGGAGCTGGCATTGTCGGCCGGTGCCGACATCGTCTCGCTGGTCACGGTGGCAAGGCATCAGCCTTCCGCCAAATACCTGATTGGCAGTGGCAAGGTCGAAGAGTTGCACGACCTGGTCCATGCCGAACAGGTAGACCTGGTGATTTTCAATCACACCCTCACGCCCAGTCAGGAGCGCAACCTCGAACGTGTGTTCGAGTGTCGTGTGCTCGACCGTACCGGGCTGATTCTCGATATCTTCGCCCAAAGGGCGCGTACCCATGAAGGCAAGCTGCAGGTCGAACTGGCCCAGCTCGAGCACATGAGCACGCGGCTGGTGCGCGGCTGGACCCACCTTGAGCGTCAGAAGGGTGGTATCGGCCTGCGTGGCCCGGGTGAAACCCAGCTGGAAACCGACCGCCGCCTGTTGCGGGTGCGCATTCGCCAGATCAAGTCACGCCTGGAGAAGGTGCGCAGCCAGCGCGAGCAGGCGCGCCGCGGGCGCAAGCGCGCGGATATCCCGTCGGTGTCGCTGGTGGGTTATACCAACGCCGGCAAGTCCACGCTGTTCAACGCCCTGACCGAATCCGAGGTGTATGCCGCGGACCAGCTGTTCGCCACCCTCGACCCGACCCTGCGCCGGCTCGAGCTGAACGACCTGGGGCCGATCGTGCTGGCCGACACCGTGGGCTTCATTCGCCACCTGCCGCACAAGCTGGTCGAGGCATTTCGGGCTACGCTCGAAGAGTCGAGCAACTCCGACTTGCTGCTGCATGTGATCGACGCCCATGAGCCGGAGCGCATGGAGCAGATCGAGCAGGTGCTGGCGGTGTTGGGCGAGATTGGTGCCGAAGGGTTGCCGATCCTCGAGGTGTATAACAAACTCGACCTGCTCGAAGATGTCGAGCCGCAGATCCAGCGCAATGCCGATGGCAAGCCGGAACGGGTCTGGGTATCGGCACGCGATGGGCGTGGCCTGGAGCTGGTCGGCCAGGCGATTGCCGAGTTGCTGGGGAATGATCTGTTTGTCGGTACCCTGTGTCTGGAGCAGCGTTTTGCCCGCTTGCGCGCGCAATTCTTTGCCCTGGGTGCCGTGCAGAGTGAAGCGCATGATGAAGAAGGGCGCAGCCTGCTGAGCGTGCGACTGCCCATGGTAGAACTGAATCGCCTGGTCAGTCGCGAAGGCATGGAGCCGCAAGTGTTTGTCGAGCAACACACTTTGCAATAA
- the hfq gene encoding RNA chaperone Hfq, giving the protein MSKGHSLQDPYLNTLRKEKVPVSIYLVNGIKLQGSIESFDQFVVLLKNTVSQMVYKHAISTVVPARPVRLPSPSDSEHGDSEPGNA; this is encoded by the coding sequence ATGTCAAAAGGGCATTCGCTACAAGACCCTTACTTGAACACCTTGAGAAAAGAAAAGGTTCCGGTATCCATCTATCTGGTCAACGGCATCAAACTGCAGGGTTCGATCGAGTCCTTCGACCAGTTCGTGGTACTGCTGAAAAACACCGTCAGCCAGATGGTCTACAAACACGCCATCTCGACCGTGGTACCTGCCCGTCCGGTTCGCCTGCCAAGCCCGTCCGATTCCGAGCACGGCGACAGCGAGCCAGGCAACGCCTGA
- the miaA gene encoding tRNA (adenosine(37)-N6)-dimethylallyltransferase MiaA, giving the protein MSGKPPAIFLMGPTAAGKTDLAIELTKVLPCELISVDSALVYRGMDIGSAKPSKEILAAHPHRLIDIRDPAESYSAAQFRADALEAMAEITARGKIPLLVGGTMLYYKALTDGLADMPAADAAVRAELEAQAEALGLAELHRQLAEVDPESAARIHPNDPQRLIRALEVYRVSGESMTAHRQRQFAESRGADAGAGGHLPYTVASLAIAPTDRHILHDRIALRFSQMLEQGFVDEVRSLRARSDLHAGLPSIRAVGYRQVWDYLDGKLTENEMRERGIIATRQLAKRQFTWLRGWPEVHWLDSLACDNLSRTLKYLGAISILS; this is encoded by the coding sequence ATGAGCGGCAAGCCCCCTGCAATATTCCTGATGGGCCCGACAGCGGCCGGCAAGACCGATCTGGCCATCGAACTGACCAAAGTACTGCCGTGCGAGCTGATCAGCGTCGATTCGGCGCTGGTCTACCGCGGTATGGATATCGGTTCGGCCAAGCCGTCGAAAGAAATCCTCGCCGCCCACCCGCACCGGTTGATCGACATTCGCGACCCGGCCGAAAGCTATTCGGCTGCGCAGTTCCGTGCCGATGCCCTGGAGGCCATGGCCGAGATCACCGCACGCGGCAAGATCCCGCTACTGGTGGGCGGCACCATGCTCTATTACAAGGCATTGACCGATGGCCTGGCAGACATGCCGGCAGCCGATGCCGCAGTGCGTGCCGAGCTTGAGGCCCAGGCCGAAGCCCTGGGCCTGGCCGAGTTGCATCGCCAGTTGGCCGAGGTCGACCCCGAGTCGGCGGCGCGTATCCACCCCAACGACCCACAGCGGCTGATCCGGGCGCTGGAGGTGTATCGGGTGAGTGGCGAGAGCATGACCGCACATCGTCAACGTCAATTCGCGGAAAGTCGCGGCGCAGACGCAGGCGCCGGCGGGCATTTGCCCTATACTGTCGCGAGTTTGGCGATTGCTCCTACAGATCGTCACATTTTGCATGATCGAATTGCGTTACGATTTTCACAGATGCTGGAACAGGGCTTCGTCGACGAGGTCCGATCGCTGCGAGCCAGAAGTGACTTGCACGCCGGGCTGCCGTCTATACGGGCAGTGGGGTATCGGCAGGTCTGGGACTACCTCGACGGCAAGCTGACTGAGAATGAGATGCGTGAGCGCGGTATCATTGCCACCAGGCAGCTGGCCAAGCGGCAGTTCACCTGGTTGCGTGGCTGGCCTGAAGTGCACTGGCTTGACAGCCTGGCCTGCGACAATCTGTCCCGCACCTTGAAATACCTTGGGGCCATCTCCATATTGAGCTGA
- the mutL gene encoding DNA mismatch repair endonuclease MutL has protein sequence MSGGSRIQLLSPRLANQIAAGEVVERPASVAKELLENSLDSGARRIDVEVEQGGVKLLRVRDDGSGISADDLPLALARHATSKIRELEDLEGVLSLGFRGEALASISSVARLTLTSRTASATEAWQVETEGRDMTPRVQPAAHPVGTSVEVRDLFFNTPARRKFLKAEKTEFDHLQEVIRRLALARFDVGFHLRHNGKSILSLHEAHDETARARRVGAICGPGFMEQALPIDVERNGLRLWGWVGLPTFSRSQADLQYFFVNGRAVRDKLVAHAVRQAYRDVLFNGRHPTFVLFLELEPNGVDVNVHPTKHEVRFREGRSVHDFLYGTLHRALADVRPEDQLAAPAAVPEVVRATGQQAGEFGPQGEMRLASPVLEQPRAPQQSFSGGGSGAGYQYQYTPRPSQPLPAADAQAVYREFYKPLEEGAAPTTALPESQGDIPPLGYALAQLKGIYILAENAIGLVLVDMHAAHERIMYERLKVAMASEGLSGQPLLVPETLALSQREADCAEEHAQWFQRLGFELQRLGPETLAIRQIPALLKQAEANRLVQDVLADLMEYGTSDRIQAHLNELLGTMACHGAVRANRRLAIPEMNALLRDMENTERSGQCNHGRPTWTQMGLDDLDKLFLRGR, from the coding sequence ATGAGTGGTGGTTCGCGCATCCAGCTGCTCAGCCCGCGGCTGGCCAACCAGATTGCCGCCGGCGAGGTTGTCGAGCGGCCGGCCTCTGTCGCCAAGGAGTTGCTGGAGAACAGCCTGGACTCCGGCGCCCGGCGTATCGACGTGGAAGTGGAACAGGGCGGAGTCAAGCTGCTGCGGGTGCGTGACGATGGCAGCGGCATTTCCGCCGACGACCTGCCGCTGGCGCTGGCCCGTCACGCCACCAGCAAGATCCGCGAGCTGGAAGACCTCGAAGGGGTATTGAGCCTGGGCTTCCGTGGTGAGGCCCTGGCCTCGATCAGCTCGGTGGCGCGGCTGACCCTGACCTCGCGTACCGCCAGCGCAACCGAGGCCTGGCAGGTGGAAACCGAAGGCCGCGACATGACCCCGCGGGTACAGCCGGCGGCGCACCCGGTGGGTACTTCGGTGGAAGTGCGCGACCTGTTCTTCAACACCCCGGCCCGACGCAAGTTCCTCAAGGCCGAGAAAACCGAATTCGATCACCTGCAGGAAGTGATCCGGCGTCTGGCGCTGGCGCGCTTCGATGTCGGCTTCCACCTGCGCCACAACGGCAAGAGCATCCTCAGCCTGCACGAGGCCCACGATGAAACTGCCCGTGCACGGCGAGTGGGCGCCATCTGTGGCCCGGGCTTCATGGAGCAGGCGCTGCCGATCGACGTTGAGCGCAACGGCCTGCGCCTGTGGGGCTGGGTCGGCCTGCCCACCTTCTCTCGCAGCCAGGCAGACCTGCAGTATTTCTTCGTCAACGGCCGTGCGGTACGCGACAAGCTGGTCGCCCACGCCGTGCGCCAGGCCTACCGCGACGTGTTGTTCAATGGCCGGCACCCGACCTTCGTGCTGTTCCTGGAACTGGAGCCCAACGGCGTCGACGTCAACGTGCACCCGACCAAGCACGAAGTGCGTTTCCGCGAGGGGCGCTCGGTGCACGACTTCCTCTATGGCACCCTGCATCGCGCCCTGGCCGATGTGCGCCCGGAAGACCAGTTGGCGGCGCCAGCTGCCGTGCCCGAAGTGGTTCGCGCCACGGGCCAGCAGGCCGGTGAGTTCGGCCCCCAGGGCGAAATGCGCCTGGCCTCGCCGGTGCTCGAGCAGCCGCGTGCCCCGCAGCAGTCGTTTTCCGGTGGGGGCAGTGGTGCGGGCTACCAGTATCAGTACACCCCGCGCCCCTCTCAGCCGCTGCCGGCCGCCGATGCACAGGCGGTGTATCGCGAGTTTTACAAGCCGCTGGAAGAAGGCGCGGCGCCGACCACGGCGCTGCCTGAAAGCCAGGGTGACATTCCCCCGCTGGGCTACGCGCTGGCGCAGCTCAAGGGCATCTACATCCTGGCTGAAAACGCCATCGGCCTGGTGCTGGTAGACATGCATGCCGCACACGAGCGCATCATGTACGAGCGCCTGAAAGTGGCCATGGCCAGCGAAGGCCTCAGCGGGCAGCCGCTGCTGGTGCCGGAGACCCTGGCCTTGAGCCAGCGTGAGGCAGACTGTGCCGAGGAGCACGCGCAGTGGTTCCAGCGGCTGGGTTTCGAACTGCAGCGCCTGGGCCCCGAGACCTTGGCCATCCGCCAGATCCCGGCTTTGCTCAAGCAGGCCGAGGCCAACCGGCTGGTGCAGGATGTACTCGCCGACCTGATGGAATACGGCACCAGCGACCGTATCCAGGCGCACCTCAACGAGCTGCTCGGCACCATGGCCTGCCACGGCGCGGTGCGCGCCAACCGGCGCCTGGCGATCCCCGAGATGAACGCCCTGCTGCGTGACATGGAGAACACCGAGCGCAGCGGCCAGTGCAACCATGGTCGCCCCACCTGGACCCAGATGGGCCTGGACGACCTGGACAAACTCTTCCTGCGCGGTCGATGA
- a CDS encoding N-acetylmuramoyl-L-alanine amidase, with product MRIRALVAIVGLLLTTVTVDALAVTQVKSMRLWRAPDNTRLVFDLSGPVQHSVFTLSAPDRLVIDINGATLAAPLNVATSNTPISSVRSAQRTPTDLRVVVDLKKSVTPKSFTLAPNAQYGNRLVVDLYDQEADAIAASAPTPAPAPVPTPATTPAVPVTPAQPAIKLPPVPSGKRDIVVAIDAGHGGEDPGASGSRGQHEKDIVLQIAKELQRQINSEKGFRAELTRTGDYFIPLRKRTEIARKKGADLFISIHADAAPSRAAFGASVFALSDRGATSETARWLADTENRSDLIGGAGNVSLDDKDRMLAGVLLDLSMTATLSSSLNVGQKVLGNMGRITSLHKQRVEQAGFMVLKSPDIPSILVETGFISNNNEAAKLATASHQQALARSIHTGVRQYFQQNPPPGTYIAWLRDTGKIAAGPREHTVRPGETLAMLAVRYQVSAASLRSTNNLKSDELKVGQRLDIPATTLASQ from the coding sequence ATGCGCATACGCGCACTGGTCGCCATCGTTGGGCTGCTGCTGACAACGGTGACCGTTGACGCTCTGGCCGTCACTCAAGTCAAGAGCATGCGCCTGTGGCGCGCGCCCGACAACACGCGGCTGGTCTTCGACCTTTCTGGCCCCGTGCAGCACAGCGTCTTCACCCTGAGCGCGCCTGATCGCCTGGTTATCGACATCAATGGCGCGACCTTGGCCGCGCCGCTGAACGTGGCTACCTCCAATACGCCGATCAGCAGCGTGCGTTCGGCCCAGCGTACCCCGACCGACCTGCGCGTGGTGGTCGACCTGAAAAAGTCGGTCACCCCGAAAAGCTTTACCCTGGCGCCCAATGCCCAGTATGGCAATCGCCTGGTGGTCGACCTGTACGACCAGGAGGCTGACGCCATCGCCGCCAGCGCGCCGACTCCGGCCCCTGCCCCGGTGCCAACGCCTGCAACCACGCCGGCAGTGCCGGTGACACCGGCCCAGCCTGCCATCAAGCTGCCACCGGTGCCCAGCGGCAAGCGTGACATCGTGGTTGCCATCGATGCCGGCCACGGCGGTGAAGACCCGGGTGCGTCCGGCTCGCGTGGCCAGCATGAAAAAGACATCGTGCTGCAGATCGCCAAGGAACTGCAGCGTCAGATCAACAGCGAAAAAGGCTTCCGGGCCGAGTTGACCCGTACCGGCGACTACTTCATCCCGCTGCGCAAACGCACGGAAATCGCCCGCAAGAAGGGCGCCGACCTGTTCATCTCGATCCACGCCGATGCCGCGCCATCGCGCGCCGCCTTTGGCGCCTCGGTGTTCGCCCTGTCCGACCGCGGCGCCACCTCCGAGACAGCGCGCTGGCTGGCCGACACGGAAAACCGTTCCGACCTGATCGGTGGTGCCGGTAACGTCAGCCTCGACGACAAGGACCGCATGCTGGCCGGCGTGCTCCTCGACCTGTCGATGACCGCCACGCTCAGCTCCAGCCTCAATGTCGGGCAGAAGGTGCTGGGCAACATGGGCCGCATTACCTCGTTGCACAAGCAGCGGGTAGAACAGGCCGGCTTCATGGTGCTGAAGTCGCCTGATATCCCGTCGATCCTTGTTGAAACCGGGTTCATCTCGAACAACAACGAAGCCGCCAAGCTGGCCACTGCCAGCCATCAGCAGGCCCTGGCCCGTTCGATCCACACCGGTGTGCGCCAGTACTTCCAGCAGAACCCGCCGCCTGGCACCTACATCGCCTGGCTACGCGACACCGGCAAGATCGCCGCTGGCCCGCGTGAACACACGGTGCGCCCTGGCGAAACCCTGGCGATGCTCGCCGTGCGCTACCAGGTCAGCGCGGCCAGCCTGCGCAGCACAAACAACCTCAAGTCCGATGAGCTCAAGGTTGGCCAGCGCCTCGATATCCCTGCTACCACATTGGCTTCGCAATGA